From a single Cyclobacterium marinum DSM 745 genomic region:
- the kynU gene encoding kynureninase: MDQIAFELTPEFARKMDLADPLSTYREKFYIPEKNGQPLIYFCGNSLGLQPRSVNAYLKQELEKWADKGVDGHFEGKVPWIDARKPSKRLIAPLVGANEQEVVAMNSLSVNLHLLMVSFYQPKGKKFKILTEAGAFPSDQYILESQVKFHGLLPDEAILEMAPRPNEHLLRTEDILQKIEDHKDELALIMLSGLQYYTGQLFDLEAISSAANKQGITIGFDLAHAIGNVPLRLHDWGVDFATWCSYKYLNSGPGNVSGIFVHEKHSDNALLPRFAGWWGHDEKERFKMKKGFKHMPGADGWLLSNDNVLGLAAHQASLELFAEAGLDKLRKKSIQLTNYLEFAIHETIKDSELLEIITPLKPTERGCQLSLLIHKKGKEVFDYWIDNGVVADWRNPNVIRLAPTPMYNTFQDVFEFSRILKNSLEA; the protein is encoded by the coding sequence ATGGATCAGATTGCATTTGAATTAACACCGGAATTTGCGCGCAAAATGGATCTTGCTGATCCCCTCTCCACTTACCGGGAAAAATTTTATATTCCGGAAAAAAATGGACAACCACTAATCTATTTTTGTGGCAACTCTCTAGGTTTACAGCCCCGATCCGTCAATGCTTATTTGAAACAAGAATTAGAAAAATGGGCCGACAAAGGAGTGGACGGTCACTTCGAAGGAAAAGTACCCTGGATAGATGCTAGGAAACCTTCTAAAAGGCTTATTGCACCTTTGGTAGGGGCCAATGAGCAGGAAGTAGTGGCCATGAATAGCCTCAGTGTAAATCTTCACCTTCTGATGGTGTCTTTTTACCAACCCAAAGGGAAAAAATTCAAGATCCTTACAGAAGCTGGAGCCTTTCCTTCTGATCAATATATTTTAGAGTCTCAGGTAAAATTCCATGGATTATTACCTGATGAAGCCATTTTGGAAATGGCTCCAAGACCCAATGAACACCTGCTTCGCACGGAAGACATTCTTCAAAAAATAGAAGACCATAAGGATGAATTGGCCTTAATCATGCTTTCCGGTCTTCAGTATTATACCGGACAGCTTTTTGATTTGGAAGCCATCAGTAGCGCCGCCAATAAACAGGGTATCACCATAGGATTTGACCTTGCCCATGCCATAGGCAATGTCCCTCTCCGACTGCATGACTGGGGAGTAGACTTTGCCACATGGTGTAGCTACAAATACCTCAACTCAGGACCCGGAAATGTATCAGGAATCTTCGTGCATGAAAAGCACAGTGACAATGCCCTGCTACCCAGATTTGCCGGCTGGTGGGGACATGATGAGAAAGAACGATTTAAAATGAAAAAAGGCTTCAAACATATGCCCGGAGCTGATGGCTGGTTATTAAGCAACGACAATGTACTGGGTCTGGCTGCCCACCAAGCCTCCCTAGAATTATTTGCCGAAGCCGGCTTAGATAAATTAAGAAAAAAGAGCATTCAATTAACCAATTATCTCGAATTTGCAATTCACGAAACAATTAAAGACTCCGAATTGTTAGAAATTATAACTCCCTTAAAACCAACTGAAAGGGGGTGCCAACTCTCTTTATTGATCCACAAAAAAGGCAAAGAAGTATTTGATTATTGGATTGATAATGGGGTAGTGGCTGATTGGAGAAATCCGAATGTCATCAGGCTTGCACCCACCCCTATGTACAATACCTTTCAGGATGTTTTCGAATTCAGTAGAATTCTTAAAAACTCCTTGGAAGCATAA